The sequence below is a genomic window from Haloferax mediterranei ATCC 33500.
CAACGCCCAAATGCTTGAGTTTCTCCAGTCGGTCTTTGATGACCTCGTTGAGGGCGTCGCGAATCTCCAGAATCTCGTCGGGAAGTTGGATTCGGTTCCACTCCACGTCCGTGTCGTGGGTGTACTCGGCGACGTCCGCGTCCTCTTCCGTCATCACCTCCACATCGGCGATACCGAGGTTCTCACACACTTCGAGGATAGCCTCCTCGTCGCCTCCGGGCGACGCACTCATGCCCGTCACGAGCGGGTCTGCCGCGTCAGCGTGGTATCGCTCGGCGATATAGACGTAGGCGTAGTCGCCACTCGCGCGGTGGCACTCGTCGAAGGTAAGGTGTGTCACGTCTCGGAGCGAGATTCGGTTGCCGATGAGGTCGTTTTCGATGACCTGTGGGGTTGCGATGATTATCTGGGCATCGTCCCAGAGCGCGGCACGGTCGTCGGGCCGAACGTCGCCGGTGAAGACGACGATTTCGTCGTCCGGAATGTTCAGCGCTTCGCGGTAGAAGTCCGCGTGCTGCTGGACGAGCGGTTTCGTCGGCGCGAGAAACAACGACTTCCCGCCGATTTCGTGTAATCGTTCGGCGGTGACCAAGAGACTGACTGTCGTCTTTCCAAGCCCGGTCGGAAGACAAACAAGCGTGTGGTCGTCGCGCGCGGCACCTGCGAGTCGAATCTGGTAGAGTCGCCGCTCAATGAACGACGGGACGAGTTTCGGATGGTCTACGTACGCAACGTCCTCGGAGGCCGACATCGGTGTCGATTGCGCGCCCTCGCCGATAAGGGTTCGCAGAGTACGGTGAAAGTAAAGGAGTCCGCCGATGAAAGCCGCGATGACGGTTGTTACCTCGCGCTATCGGCGGTGTCGAGGTCAGGGTCGTCTGGCCGCGCAGACGGGAGCGACGCCTCGAGGAGCGACGCCCACTCAGCGACCTTTTCGTTGTACGATTTGGACATAGCGCTTCCCAAGAGGATATACTCTCAACTATCGTATATAATGATTGTGCCAGTTCGACGGCCGAACCCGACGGTCACGAGGGATGTTCCACCGGAAACGACGGGGTCAGGAAGGGACTCAGTCTTCGCGCTCACCGGGACCCCACGAGTCGGGGACCTCGATGACGTACCGACCGTCTTCGCGGAGCGAGATGATGTACTCGTCGCGGTCGTACAGTTCCATAAGATTGAGTTCGTACTGGCCGGGATTGACGATTTTGATGCTCTCGAACTGGTCGTTGAGTTCTTCGCGGAGTTGGTCGAGGTTCGGTTGGTCGTCGGAGGACGGTTCGATGACCGTCCCGTCGACATCTGCCGGTGCGTCTTTCGGTCCGTCACCCGATGGCCGCTCAGTTGGTGTGGCCTCGTTCGGTGACCGTGGTGCGGCCTCGTTCGGCGTCTGGGTGGATTCGCTTGGGGTCCGTGGAGTCGGCTCACCCGGTTCCTGTTGGGTTGACTCGTGCCGATCCGCATCGGCGGCCGCGAGCTCTTCCGGCGTGACGACATCGCTTCGGGCGCTCTTCTGTGAGTTGTCTTCGTCGGTCTCTCGGGCGTTAATTCGTCCGGGCTGGCGGTTCCCGGGTGCGCGCCCTTGCTCACCAGTCGAGTCCGGAGCCGGCTGTTTCCGCGTCTCTTGACGAGGAGAATCGGCAGATTCCGAGTCATCGGGAGCGGCGGGCCACTCTCCCCATCCTCGCTTCGGTTCGGTCTTCGGCGCGTTCGATGTCTCCCGAGTGTTTTTCGACTCGGTGGTGTTTTTCGACTCAGTGGAAGACGTTCGAGCGGTGTCCGAAGGTCCAGTAGACTGCCCCGCCGACCCTTTGGACTGCTCTGGCTGCCCTGTAGACTTGTCAGTCGTTCCGGAACTCACCCAGTCGCTGACGGTCATCGAATCGTCATCGCCGCTTCCGGGTCGAGACTGGTTCTGTTCTGCTCGGTCACGAACGGCGTCGGCTGCCGAGGATGTCAAGTCCCGCGTTCCGGCACCGCCCGTCGTACGAGTGTTGTCACTGCCGCCCGCAGGTCCGTCAGCGCTGGATGCGGGCTCGAACTGAAACTTGTTGCCGCCGCAGTTCGGGCACCCCGAGAGCATCTCCTTCGAGCCGTCGGGGAACACCTTACCGCACGTCGTGCATTGATGTGGCATTGGTAGCTGTTGGCGCCGGATGGCGCGTGATGGTGTTCGTGAGACCCCCTACTTTCGTGAGACGAGCGCGCTGATGAGATTCTCGTCTTTGTGGAGCGTCTGAATCTGGTTCGCGGGACCGATAACCGTGAGCTTCTGCGTCGATTGCCGACCCATAAGTCGGTCGAGGAAGCTCTGGTCTGCGGTCTGCGAACGCGGATACGTCTCGATTTCGATGCCGTTGAACTCGTCGGGGCTGATTTCGGCCATCGTCACCTCGATGAGCTTCGACTCCTCGTCCGGCGAAAGTCCCTCTTCGAGAATGACGATATTCCCGTCGCGGACGCCATCGAGGATAAGCCGTATCTTCTCCATGCTGGCGAGATTGGCCATTCGATTCCCGCTGAAGAGGTCTATCTGAACCCCGTCGGAACCGTTGTCGGACGCCGTTGCTTCAGGCATAGAGAATCACCCGAAGTACTCCGCTATCTTCGCGTACACTTCGTCCATGTTCTCTCCCTCGAGTGCCGAAAGTTCGACTGTCTCGTGCTGTGGGTACGCGTTCGCGATGCGTTCGACGTTCGAATCTTCGAGGTCGATCTTGTTCGCGAAGATGAGCACGGGCAGGTCCTGACTCTCGATGATACCGATGAGCATCGTGTTGACCTGCGAAATCGGGTCTTTCGTACTGTCGAGCACGTAGACGACACCGTCAACGTCCTCGCGGAGCCAGTGCATGGCTTCCGCGACGCCTTCGGTCGCCTCGCGGGACCGACGGACGGCGTCGTCTTTCTCCATGTCGTGTTCGAGGAACTCTTTGTAGTCGACCTTCGTCGTGACACCCGGCGTGTCGACGATGTCGATTGTGACTTTCTTGCCATTCCGCTCGATTTCGACGTTCTCCTTCCGCCGCGCGCGGCGAGTTTCGTGAGGGATGTGGCTCTCGGGACCGATTGCGTCACCGGTCCAGTCACGGGCGATACGATTTGCGAGAGTCGTCTTCCCGGCGTTGGGCGGGCCATAAATACCGATCCGCTTCGGCTCGCTCTCCGAAAAGAGCCGGTCAACGACTCGTGAGATGCTGTCTCTGAGATCTGTAAGCAGTCCCATCCTGGGCCTCCCGCACCTCCCGACCACGTCGTGGAGGGCGTATGGAGGTATCACCCAACCGGACTCACTTAAGCACTACGTCAGACACCAGTCACGTTCCAGACAGAACGACAGAAACCGAAGAAGGCCCCCATTTCCACTCGAACGGACCATATTCACGGGTCTATCGTCTTTTACTGCCTGTCATCGCACTCGAGATGGTAATTCGTTGGCTTCCAATATTCTTGTTTTCGTGTGCGTGCACACGAAGCAGTCCTGACTGTCAACTCGAGTGAATTTATCTGAGGGGGAGCCGGTCTGTTTCGTCTCACCTTTCCTCCTTCTTTTTCTCCTGACGCTGTTCGTCGATAGCTCCCAGTTAGAAGTCGGTGGCACGTCTCCACGAGTGAGTCGTCTCCAGAGTAACTCGTGAGAGACCCTCCCACGGAGATGAAACAGTCGGGAGGGCACACCCCCACCCCTTCGTTTCAGGTGGAACGGCTCGAAGGGGTGGGTGGGGGGTGACCGCTAGACGGCAGCCGGGTGTTAATTCTATCTTCTACAACCGCTATAACAACCACATTTTCCCCAGTACGGATACGGTACAACGATATCAGTAATAAAACCACCGTGTTCTAAAGACCGCCGAGACCCCCCTCCCTCCCGTTTTGCGTCTCCACCCGAAACAAAGGGGTGTGGGGTATCCGAGAACCAGGGGCTTCCCGTCGAACTGGAGATCCACCACTTAATTGCACAGGAAACGAGGGGGTTAATCGACGTCCAAACTGATTCTACCCGCCGATTTCTGCAGATTACTGTTTTACCCGTTTCCACACGAAACAGAGGGGTGGCCCCAACCGATTTTTCGCATCGGCCCACCGGTATTATCACGTTTCGGGTCCAATTCGAGCTCAGTTCGACATGGGTCCGGGCCTAATTCGAGTCTAGATAAACGTTTCACCCCACTCGAATCTCACTCGATTCGACCAGAAGTCGATCTCAGCCGCCCGATACGACTGCAAGTTCTCGTTTTTCGTCGACGCGCACATCTTGAAATCGAATGCACGTACGGACCCTACGTTCGTGTCAGATACATACCCAAACCACCACCCCCGGCTTCAGGTCGAACGACTTCCGGGTGGTGTCTGCACCCACTTCCGGTTTGATACTGCTTTCTTTTGGTGGTCTCTTCGACCCACTGTACTATAGTAGCGTTTGCAACTGGTGACACATCCAATCACACACCGGTCGATCGAGTATCCAATGACTTACAAACGCTACTATAGACACGCTGTGGTCACTCCCACGGGCCTGACCTCCGACTCACTCTACTTCGACTAACTTCGACCTTTTTTCTGCCTCACCGACTCACCCCCAATATCTCTCGACCACTAT
It includes:
- a CDS encoding OapC/ArvC family zinc-ribbon domain-containing protein codes for the protein MPHQCTTCGKVFPDGSKEMLSGCPNCGGNKFQFEPASSADGPAGGSDNTRTTGGAGTRDLTSSAADAVRDRAEQNQSRPGSGDDDSMTVSDWVSSGTTDKSTGQPEQSKGSAGQSTGPSDTARTSSTESKNTTESKNTRETSNAPKTEPKRGWGEWPAAPDDSESADSPRQETRKQPAPDSTGEQGRAPGNRQPGRINARETDEDNSQKSARSDVVTPEELAAADADRHESTQQEPGEPTPRTPSESTQTPNEAAPRSPNEATPTERPSGDGPKDAPADVDGTVIEPSSDDQPNLDQLREELNDQFESIKIVNPGQYELNLMELYDRDEYIISLREDGRYVIEVPDSWGPGERED
- a CDS encoding DUF2073 domain-containing protein → MPEATASDNGSDGVQIDLFSGNRMANLASMEKIRLILDGVRDGNIVILEEGLSPDEESKLIEVTMAEISPDEFNGIEIETYPRSQTADQSFLDRLMGRQSTQKLTVIGPANQIQTLHKDENLISALVSRK
- a CDS encoding Era-like GTP-binding protein translates to MGLLTDLRDSISRVVDRLFSESEPKRIGIYGPPNAGKTTLANRIARDWTGDAIGPESHIPHETRRARRKENVEIERNGKKVTIDIVDTPGVTTKVDYKEFLEHDMEKDDAVRRSREATEGVAEAMHWLREDVDGVVYVLDSTKDPISQVNTMLIGIIESQDLPVLIFANKIDLEDSNVERIANAYPQHETVELSALEGENMDEVYAKIAEYFG